A region from the Salmo trutta chromosome 40, fSalTru1.1, whole genome shotgun sequence genome encodes:
- the LOC115180276 gene encoding NADH dehydrogenase [ubiquinone] 1 alpha subcomplex subunit 12 — MAEYIHVVRRALGQLGGHGGVKGLFVQLFRANDVKTGALIGVDKYGNKYFEDTRYFFGRHRWVIYTTEMNGKNTMWEVDGSMVPAEWHRWLHCMTDNPPTTHPPTPKKFLAEVHQFNVSGSAQAYVPYSTTRKKIHEWVPPKAQ; from the exons ATGGCGGAGTATATACATGTCGTTCGAAGGGCTTTGGGACAGTTAGGAGGTCACGGTGGTGTGAAGGGCTTATTTGTTCAGTTATTCAG GGCAAATGATGTGAAAACGGGAGCGCTGATTGGCGTGGACAAGTATGGAAACAAGTACTTTGAGGACACACGCTACTTTTTTG GTCGTCACCGCTGGGTGATCTACACGACGGAGATGAATGGAAAGAACACCATGTGGGAGGTGGATGGCAGCATGGTGCCCGCTGAATG GCATCGCTGGCTGCACTGTATGACAGACAACCCCCCTACCACACACCCTCCTACGCCCAAGAAGTTCCTGGCGGAGGTCCACCAGTTCAACGTGAGTGGTTCGGCCCAGGCGTACGTGCCCTACTCCACCACCCGCAAGAAGATCCACGAGTGGGTGCCCCCAAAGGCTCAGTGA